Part of the Anguilla rostrata isolate EN2019 chromosome 10, ASM1855537v3, whole genome shotgun sequence genome, ccaaaaccaccccccccacccccttagtGGTCCTGGGAGAAGCCTGTCAGCTCTGTTAATCACACTTCAGtagaggggtggaggggaaaTGAGCTCTTTAGAGGAAATTACCTGTAAACGACCTCACCCTGTCAGTGGCTGTCAGCCTTTTGCTCTCACGCTGCTGAAGGAGGATTTACGATCTCCCCGAAGACTCTGGTGTTCATCCAGGCTGTGTGCAGTCAATCGGCCCCTTGGCGTCCCTCCTGGCCCAGTTCATGGTCCCACGCACAGTAGCCATCATTGCACTGGTAGCTGGGTAAGCCTGGAGAAGGGCTTCTCCAGGGGTTGGTTCAGAAATCATTTttgctaaaaatatataaaagaaaaacagtccaGGAGTCTGAGAGTTACTGAGACCTTCTGTTCCTCATAACAAATGACCATTTTCAATTCCCCAAAGGTCTGTTATATACTGTACTCAACTGTACTCGGctgataaaatgtttgtttaattcagcaatttagaagacagaaataaattcaaacaaaaagcAACATGATTACTGCTAATATATAAGATTTTTCAGGAGAATCGCCCTCGTATAGGCTACGGTTCAAGGAAGATGGAAACGCGTGCGATTGTTAAAAGAGAGGCGTAAATCCGCATGAGACCATCATCGCACTTTATCCCACTGCATATGATACGTTAATAGGAAGAAGTGTAAGGAAATGTTGTCATCCCTGCTGGGAAGACAGATATACATTGTGTCAATTCGAGAGAAGCAGGAGCTGTCAACGCAGCAAAGACTTGCTAAAATATGCATTGTGTAGATATTATCTGGCAGTTGAAAGCTggaaagtttgaaaaaaaaaaaatctgtgagcGGCCAGCAAGCACATAATTAGTCAAAGGTGCCAATTTACCTTTTGGCAAAGCTTCTCCCTGCTGTGTTGGCAAAAAAATTTCACCAATCTGATTGGGCTAATCATACTCTGATTACAGAGCTGAGAATCACGGCTAATCTAATTAACAGAGTTCTCTGCACCTAAGTTCCTGCGTACTGTTTGTTACATTTCACGGCACACCCCAGACAGAGAGCACTCAACCACCCAGGAATCCAGGCTAACGACATCAAAGGGGAGACACAGTGTTTTACAGCTGTTTCCACCACCgctattttatttctgttcattttccgACCGGCTATTACTCTTTAAAAAACAGCATCCCTCCAGCATGGCATAATATGAGACTTGCTTCCTGTGTGTAACTTAAGAGAGATAAAAATTGCCAAGCAAAGCGTGGACGGGAATCCAGACAGTGATCAAAGGCTGCCAATCTGGTGATTTGTGGGTTGGCGGCAGCCCTGAATGTCAAAAAGAGCAGACGCTATGCAGATTGTCTTCAACGGGCTAATATCAATCTGTCAGCTTGGACTGGGGTGTGGGGAGGTTGGTGGTTCCCCAATTGCAGGTGTTGCCTGCCGTCAGCTAAAGGAAGCCTTTAGGGAGGGAAACACCAGTGGAAAATAAGCTGTGGCTCATTAGGCCACATGTTCCACCTTGGTTTTCATACCACTTGTACATGATTGCTGACGCTTAACTGGGCCAGTTCAGCACAATAACATTGTAAATGTTTCTGAGCAAAGAGTAAATCTGTCTGGAGATCTCTCCCATAGGAATGCTTTGTCCCTTTTTAATTGTCTTTGTTGCGTTGATTTAAAACTTATACCACCAACATTCACCGCACATGATGTTCAGCTGTTTACCTCGCTTGGTCCACAGTGAATGAATTGGGGTGGTTTGTAGCTGTTTTAGTCACACTCATTCTTGGGAAGGCGAGGCTTTCTGAGCCAAAGCGGACTGGTTCTCCCATGACATGTCAGACACTGAGAAACCAGTCAATGACTTGATCCATGGATAATGCTTGACAGCTCCACCGAAATGATGCCTCACTCTCCCATGGCTAATGATGCCCCTTtttcctggaggaggagggtggtCTTTTCAGAACAAATAAGCAGTGAACCAAGTGATTAGCTGTTAAAATCCTAAGTGATTTTGAATGCTTAAGCCTAATCCTAAAAATGTCTTAATATGAGGGTCTCTTTCAAACTCCCATTTTCAGAGCCTACAGATAAGTCTATAGACTAATCTTTCCTTTAATACCCCACTGACATTGTCCATTTCTTCTTGCCAGATTGCATAGGCAATCCCCCTCCCAATTTTTTAGCAAGAGTTCCAGTCAGCTGTCACCTGGAGCTACCAGACCTTGGTGACAGTAGCTGAACATGGGGATGCAAGCCCTCTTCCTGGGCTGTGTGGCTACTGCCATCCTGCTCCAGCTCACCAGCGGCGGCCTGGTGAAGAAGATCGTCCGCCACCGGAGGGAGTCCCTGATGCCCCCCACCATGGAGAACGTCACCCTCCCCAGCCCCGACCAGCCCGTCGTCTTCAACCACGTCTACAACATCAATGTGCCCGGGAGTTCCCTGTGCAGTGTGGACCTGGACTCCCCCGACGTGACCGACGTCAAGCCCAAACccgcccctggcccctcccccctgtcgGACCCTCACGCCGCCGAGCATCACACCGTGGACGGGGAGAACCAGATCGTCTTCACCCACCGCATCAACATCCCCCGGCAGGCCTGTGGCTGTGACAGCCACCTCCCGGAGCTGAAGGACCTGCTGAACCGGCTGGAGATGCTGGAGGCCGAGGTGTCCGCCCTGAGGGAGCAGTGCACCATGGGAGCTGGCTGCTGTGGGGCGCAGGTTACAGGTACGGACTGAGGGGTCTAACAGAGATTGGTAGCACAAAATGCATCACAGTGGAAATCACATTCTAATGTAACATTGAAACATAAGACAATAGAAATGATGTAAGTTAAAATTATGGTCCtttgattatttttataataatttattctcATTATGTCATGTGTTCAGAGTACAAAGAAATGATGAGGCAAGCTTGATATCCCATTTTGACGCTTCATTTGGTGATTGACTTGACGTTCCCTGTTCCTCTTCAGGTGAGGTGGGGACCAAGCCGTACTGCAGCGGCCATGGCAACTACAGCACAGACTCCTGTGGCTGCGTGTGCGAGGCCGGCTGGAAGGGGAGCAACTGCTCTGAGCCCGAGTGCCCGGAGGACTGCCAGGACCAGGGGCGCTGCGTGGACGGCAAGTGCGTCTGCTTCGATGGCTTCGGCGGCGAGGACTGCAGCACCGAGCTGTGCGCGGTGGACTGCGGCGAACACGGACGGTGCATCGACGGCGCGTGCGTTTGCGCAGAAGGATACTCGGGCGACGACTGCTCCGAGAGCGAGTGCCCGAACAACTGCCTGGGCCGCGGGCACTGCGATGAAGGGGAGTGCGTCTGCGACGAGCCCTGGACCGGGTTCGACTGCTCCGAGCTCATCTGCCCCAACGACTGCTTCGACCGCGGCCGCTGCGACAACGGCACCTGCTACTGCGAGGAGGGCTTCACCGGGGAGGACTGCGGCGAGCTCACCTGCCCCGGCAACTGCAACAACCGCGGCTTCTGCGTGGACGGCAAGTGCGTGTGCAGCGCTGGCTACACCGGCGAGGACTGCTCCAAGATGACCTGCCCCAACAACTGCAACGGGCGCGGCCACTGCTTCAACGGCATGTGCATCTGCGACCCCGGCTACCAGGGCAACGACTGCGGGGAGCTGTCCTGCCCGGACAACTGCAACAACAGGGGCCGCTGCGTGTACGGCGAGTGCGTGTGCGACGCGGGTTTCCAGGGCGAGGACTGCGGCGAGCTCTCCTGCCCCAACAGCTGCCAGAACAGGGGACTCTGCGTCAACGGCCAGTGCGTGTGCAAGGAGGGCTTCGCAGGCGAGGACTGCAGCGTCCGCACCTGCCCCAACGACTGCCAGGGGCGCGGCGACTGCGTCGACGGCAAGTGCGTGTGCTACTCCGGCTTCGGCGGTCGAGACTGCGGCACGATGACCTGCCCCAACAACTGCCGGAACCGCGGCCGGTGCGTCAAAGGGCAGTGCGTGTGCAAGGAAGGGTACTCCGGCGAGGACTGCAGCGTCCGCACCTGCCCCAACAACTGCCGGGACCGGGGCTACTGCGTGGACGGCAAGTGCGTGTGCCTGGAGGGTTTCACCGGCACGGACTGCTCCTCGCTCACCTGCCCCGAAAACTGCAACAACAGGGGGCGCTGCATCAACGGGATGTGCGTCTGCGACAGCGGCTTCGTGGGGGAGGACTGCGGGGACCTCGCGTGCTCCAACAACTGCAACGACAGGGGGCGCTGCGTCAATGGGCAGTGCATCTGTGACGAGGGCCTCATCGGTGCAGATTGTTCCGAAGGTAAGACGGCGGACGGTGCGGGATGATATTATGGGATGTCAgcatatttcacaaatgcatgttttcttctttctctacATTCAGCATGTAATAAACTTGTTTACTCCATATaggataaatgaaaaaaaatgttcttttaagtCACATGATGCAACCACAAATGCAACCTGTACTAAGCTATCCCATGGAGAACCTTTTTGTTCACTGACATCAACTCAGAAAAATATCAGGAGTTAATATCATGACATTTTGATAGGAACAGACAAAAAAGGACATCATTCACTTATTTTTCTGTCTGACTAAACACTGTCAGCAAACTTCCTGAAGGAGTTAATATTTGCGTCAAACTCTTTTTCAGAACCTTTACATAACACTGTCTGCCTTCTCTGTTTGCCTCTGGGCACCTCTCATTTCCTGGAAAAGCGAGGGTGGAGGGAGGAATAATTACTGCAGACATAGAGCAGATGCTTTTGAGATTTCTCTTTTTGAATCTGTGATTCTGACCACCTTCTTATCTAGAGTACATGCCATGAGTTCTCAaagaattattaaaaatatcatTACTCTATAAACAGCTTTCAGATCACTTTATCTTTTACTTTAGAGTCCATAAATCGCATACTGGTCACTGTCCTGCCTGTTGGTATAATGGGCAGGAAATGTGAtgtttatgatgatgatgacgatgattattgttgttgttgaataataataataataataataataataataataataataatatgagcTTGTACACAGGGGGAACTTTATAGACCACAAGGtgataaattcattcattaatcatCATAACTTCTCTTTTATTGGCAGTGTCTCCTCCCAAGGACCTGACCGTGACAGAGGTGAACCCAGAGACGGTGAACCTGACCTGGGTCAACGAGATGACTGTGACAGAGTACCTGATCACTTATGTTCCAACCGCCCCTGGCGGGCTGGAACTCGAGATGCACGTACCGGGCGACAAGAAAGCCGCCACCATCCGCGAACTGGAGCCAGGCGTGGAGTACCTGATCAGCGTCTACGCCATCCTCAACAACAAGAGGAGCGTTCCCGTGAGCGCCCGCGTGGCTACGCGTAGGTCAACCCAACCGTCGTTCGCTGCTTCATGGCTGTAGATTTTTATTCGGTTACTTGCCCTGTCAAAGTGGCCTGTGTAGTCAGCATTTAAGACCAACTCTGGCTtgcttttgtttctgctgtAATCCAACGGCTATTACTAATCAATCAGAAAGTCATTTTTGTCCAGTAATTCTGTGCTATATTTCATACTTCAGTCAGCAGGCTATGTTGGTAGTTTGAAGGTCTATTCAATTTTCCAGAAAAGATGTTTTGAAATGTGCCAGCAGTGGGTTATCTATAACAGGGCCAAATTGACTCTATGTCAGCTACTGCCAGCGAAACACCATTTGATACACACAGCCTAATATCTGCAACATCAGTATTCAGCCTACAGTGTATTGGCCATTGCTGAATGCAAGCGATGGAACATTGACCCTTTGGGTTGCagccaataaaaatgacataagGCTAATGTTGAGCTAGCCGAGCCTTCAGCAAACACCTTTGCTCTGTCCAGTGATTAGcatacagtttttaaatattagcCCTTTATACAGGTGCACACATGGGCTTAATTTCTTCCATGAAAACCATGctgcatatatatataggtaAATATGCGCAATATGAAAATATCTTATCTACATTATATATGTGGCTCTGGTTAATGGCATCAGCtaaataatgaaacagaaaaagctCTCTGCTGCATTGCCTAATGCAGTTATGTCTAGACACCATTAGAATGCCCATTTGTTAAAGATGCTTATCATTAACCACTATCTTACCTATACTTATGAATATaacctttgtttttattatttttattattattattgttacagttattattattattatttcccaaTAATTTCAGTTAGTTAAGTTCTTCATATCCTGTATGATAACGCCAGTTCAGCTATTTTGTGCTCAGTTTATTAAAATCTACATATGTTGTCTGAAGAGtttgaatgcaaataaataagaaagCCTGTGTTTGCTCTGAACCGCTCAGATCTCCCGCAGCCCGAGGGCCTGAAGTTTAAATCTGTGAAGGAGACCTCTGTGGAGGTGCTGTGGGACCCCCTGAACATCGCCTTTGATGGCTGGAACCTCATCTTCAGAAACACCGTGAGCACTATTACTACCGTGTGGTCTGTAGTGTGGAAAATAGACTCTGGTTTGTGGATGAGGGAGACAGAGTAAGGTCTCAAGACCCACAAGTGGCAATTCCTAATTAAGCTATGAACAAGGACAGcacaaaatgtttaaagaaatgCGAAGAGTCTGTCTGCCAGATCCCCCTTCTACCAAAGCATAAAGCTGCCATTTTCCAGACATGAAACATACAGGCTTGGTCCCGGAGGGCCACAGCATTTGCAACTTTTAGTTCCAGTAATGTATATGCCCCTAGATTTAATCAACCCCATGCACTGAATCAAAACACCCATTGTTATTTAGAAAATCTGACTAACTGGAGAAGTTAAGTTTTCCCTTAAGATGGCTTGCTGGCTCTTTTTGAATCCTGTGGtaattttattgtaatgtaGTATAATTTGATACAGGAGTAATTTTATTGTActactaaatatttttttctttttaatgaataaCACTTTCTCATAAAGTACGTTCCAGGGGTTATCACATGATTAGGTCATTATTGCCAAAGTGGAATCCCAAGTGAATAGAAGTTTAAGGAGGGAATGGCTATAAGCTCTGTAAGATGCATAGTTTTTGCCAGTTCTAACAGTTGTTGGAATCTGCAGTCTGTGAACATTCATGGTACAGCTTTTCCTGTTCAGGAAAGTGCATGCCCTTTGCTGCATGCCACAATGTAAGCATTAAATCAAGATCTGATCTCTCGGTGGAAACATGAATTGGTGTTACACCGAACATCCAGTGGAAACTGCTATACATCATGCACAGAGCCTGGAGGGTCTGGGGTTTAAAGAAAAGGTACTCAAGTTGCTGTTGAGTTCTTTGTACTGGCAGAACACACTTAGGAGGTTCTTTTCAGCACACCAAAATTGACAAAGCATTTTGTGATAACAGGATAGGGTGACAAATTTAACCATTCAAAATTCGGAGAAAAGGACAAAAGGAGGCGAAAATAAGATCCAAATACAGGGAACTCAAGGTAGCAAAATGCATTAGAACACTCATATGGATACCATAGAGGTTTGGTCTCCTTACTGCTACCATAGATCATACAGAGGCTGCTAACACCAACGCACAAAGCGACGCTTGCTGGTTTTAGAGTTTTCAACGCTCTCCAGTGTTTTTGGATCGCATGACCATTGCAAAAATGTGCTAATCCACATCCAGTACAGCAAGTCAAACCTGTGCCAAACAGACAATGTATTTTACTGCTCAGCACATTCATATCATTACAGTCATCTGGAAATGATACATATCAGCATAACATGCTAATTTATTTAAGAGATTATTTCAAGGATCGATTAAGAAAGTTCCTTGAACTTACTGATCTCACTTGAACTCTGGCCAATTAGTCTTTAAACAGGACAAACGCAATCCATACGGTAGACCTGATACACAGCTGTGTAAGAAAAGGGACTTTTGAGCACATTAGATGGTGCCTGGATATACATGGGAAAGGGAGGCTTCACAAATTGCCTCAAGCTGCCTGGAACTTACTTTTGCGAGCTTTTCTAAGAATGACTATGGCCTGGTTCATTTAAAACATATCCTTTACTGtgacttatttaaaaaactagCATTAAAAACACTATTAAAACACTGGCAAATACAATTAGGCAGTTACTGcactgctgaaaatgtgtttgtgaagagaaaTAAATGATACTTAtctttatttgtaagtcaaagttaaggacaaatgttgaatgaatctCAGCCAATAATTGATTTAGAGCAATGAGCCAAAAGTATGTATGAACCTGTCAGCTCCAGCCATAATGGGTCTCTCCCATGCCTAGTCCTGGGCTTTGGCCGTCTCTAGAGCGGTGCGTGAATTAAAGAGCAGTGACAAACCACCTCTCAATGTGGGGTTGCAGAAAGAGGAGAACGGAGAGATTCTCAATGCCCTGTCACGCCCTGAGACCACCTTCGAGCAGTCGGGACTGGGCCCGGGACAGGAGTACGAGGTCAAGCTTCATGTGGTGAAGAACAACAGCCAAGGACCCGCCGCGAGCAAGAACGTAATTACAAGTGAGTCCTCATTACACAACCAGCATTTAATTTGCTGTCTAGTTAATCAAAATTCAATACAAGAGTTTCTCTCCTGCTGTACTTCTGAGTCTAGAAGGTGCTGTACAAAGAGGTTTCAGTGCTGCCTGCTTTGCAGTGCAAGATAGGGTTGATTTGGCTTTGGCCAAATCCCTTCATGAATGACCTTAACTAGGCAGAAAACAGTCTATATTAGTTCTTAGTTTTTTCATCCTTGAGCTCCCATATGATCAACCCACTCCATAACTATCTGTTTCCCTCCCCTTTTCCCCTTCATCCAATGGTGCACTTAGAAGATGAAGTGCCGCAACAAGTGTAGCAACAAGCATGCCAAGCCAAAACATAATCTGTACCAAATTACCCAGGTACAGATAAAAGTTTGCAATAACCGggtcccttttttctctctctggccAAAAGGAGGCTTGATCCTcaagaaataacaaaaagatTGTAGCCAAGTTATCAGTCAATATCTGGACTTCCTTCAAGGAAGGTGTCTGGTGGTGTTGTGGCAAGGAGTGGAATCCTGGAATGCCGTTGATCTATAAAGTGTAATGGCTTGTGTGGCAGCGTGGAATTACAGAACCATTACGGAGCTTTATAAAGGTCTCTTCGATCGACTATTCCTTCAATTTTAAAGGTTTGAAAAGCGCAGTTCTTTGTCCAGGTGAAAAAGAGCGCAACGGTCCAATTAAACTGTCAAGAATGGCACAAAtttcagatggagagagagagaggaaacccGTTAACACCCCACTGATCTTGTGCAGTTTAGCTTTATAGCCCCCGAAATGGAGTCGAATGTGACAGCTCTGTTCGAGCAACATCTGTGCTTAAAAGACCATAATTTCACTGAACTCACCAGCATTGCATTTACACGGGTGTAGTTTAACTTTCATAGCatacccccccaacacacatcCTCCTGCTCCAGTTGGGTGGGGGAGGTCAGGTGGAAGCGTTCGACAGTAGtgttgagggaggggggcttttGGAGCGTCTGTGTCTTGCTATTCAGCTGTCTGACACAATACGCTGTCAATGCATGGAGCTCAGCCTGGATTACTCAGGTGCAGAGAGGGATCACCCCACACATGGAAGTCAGACTGATTTCTCTTCTATTTAACTTTCCAGTCAGTGAGTGTCCCCTGACATGAAAGACACTTTGCTTTCACCAGGCAGGATTTTAATAATGGGACACCCTGCCGCCTTAAGACcctcctccatccatccattcctctctccccctccctctctctctctctgtctctctcactcttcctttctCACCTCTCTTACTTAGCTTCCTCTATCTATCCCTCGTCTTGCTCAATCTTTCTTCAAGCCTCTCCCACACTGTCCTCTGTCtgctcttcccccctctctctatctctgtctctcagtgtgagAGACAGCCcccatgtgtgatgtgtgctccATTCATCCCAAGAGATAATCAGCCCACCGAGacatcaaataaagacaaatcTCTGTTAAGCTCAAAATGCAGATTTAAACTTTTATCAGCCTTTTGCAGAAGGTGACTCTCAACAGTTGCTGGGTATAACAAACTGATTCTGGGGTGTGAAGTGATGCTTTCCTCTCCCCTGAGAGCTTATTAATAAGTCAGTAACCAAgcgaaaaataataagaaagtCTTATATATATCCAGAAGGAGGGTGGAACATATCCAAACAAACTTCTGTTGGTTTCTGTTGGTGGGTTTCTGTTCCACTGGCTTGGTACATGGCAAAGAAAATTGCACTTTAAAGTTCACTTAAGGTTTCACGTTAAGGTTTCAGTCTTGCTGGCTTTCCTTGGAATGCAATGAGAGGCATCAAGGTACAATACTTTGCACATTCGCCAAAATTGAGACCCGTACCAACCCTCTTCTTCCATCCTCCTTCCCTTAGTGATTGACAGTCCCAGCCAAGTGGAGGTGCGTGATGTGACAGACTCTTCGGCACTGATCACCTGGTTCCAGCCTGTAGCCCAGGTGGATGGGATCATCATGAACTATGGGCCGAGCGCGGGTTCGGTGCGGAAGAGCGTGGACCTCCTACCAATGGAAACTCAGTACCACATCGACAGCCTGAATCCGGACACCGAATACGAGGTGTCCCTGATGTCCAAGAGGGGTCCAGTGACAAGCAAACCTCTTTATGAAACTTTCACCACAGGTAAGAGCGGGAGGGGCGTAAACCCTGCCCACACACGACCCCACCATTCCCCACCCTTATCCCAGcctttccccacccccctctcctgtgATTAAAATCATCTAATGCTGTCACCTCTCATAAGATCGATCAAAACCATCACTCACAAACGCTTGCTTGTGCTGCTGGATCTCACTGGgtacaaaaaaatgatattgaTTCACAAGAAGATTAATTtccaaaattattataaaaccatttcaatgaGGTGTTAATAACTAATTCGAATATCTTAGCATAGACTTAGAAGTAACAGAGGAAGAGTCTGGTTAGTAATTCATGTACATGAAAGTCTATgcctttattattataaacattgAGCTATTCTTATAATTAACTTAAAGTTATACCGTTTGTGAGAGGAGACTCAGTGTAAGCATTTAGCAATTCGATACTGAGACTTAGCTTAGGTACGACCCTTGGCTATAAATGTAGaccacacacatgtatatgtatgtagcAACaggaatatacacacacacacacacacatacacacacacacacaggcacagcttCAGGAAAACGCACgttcacacacgcatgtgttcCAGACCTGGACCCCCCCAAGGGACTGCGCACAGTGACGCACACAGATGAGAGCATCACACTGGAGTGGAGGAACAGCAGGGCGGACGTGCGGAACTACCGGGTCAAGTACGGCCCCCTCGCCGGGGGTGCGCACGGGGAAATGATGTTCCCCAGTGGACCGCGGGACACCACCCGAGCCGCCATCACCGGTGAGAGTCACGcggcgtgcgtgcgcgcgtttCGCGGTGGAAACGGGCAGGCGTTTgacagcacaaaaacacaggtCTCAGCCAAGCACAGCCAGCGGACATCTAATCaagccattttgtgtcttttCATTCATCCGTCATTGCTCATAGTCAACTCTTCCATGGTAGTGAACAGCTGTAAGGCTCATCGCCTTTGCATCTTTAAACCATTTTGTGTGTTCTgggttgatgttttttttttttttttacaaagtttttgttctttgaaaagaaagttaaaaaaaaaaaagtaggcagCCATGCCTGGTCTACAGTGTCTTTGACAAAATTGAATAGTTTTTGACATTattcaagaaaaacaaaggatATCAGGCTGTTTTTGCCAAGTATTCTGCTTTGGCAGTTGTGGCGGTGTTTTTCAAATTGCTGGTATTAAATTGAATACACTGCTTTTAAATGGgcggctttgtttttgtgttttgaaacgTTGTCCCCTCCAACCACAAAAGCCCCACTTTATtagaaaaaagaaggagaaaaagaaggaggggaaaaaaagggctgGAGGAGACATTTCATTCAGTCCCTTCATTTGGAGTTACACTCCGGCTTGTTTCAATACCAAATCCTGGTCAAACAGGACGAGCAGAACGGTTTTCCATCACTCATCGCCGGGGCCTGTTATAGGCTCAGCTCGCagtcagcccctccccctcctcgcaCGGCTGCATGCGAGGATTAGGGACCCTGAGAAAGTGATATTTCCAAACACGCAAGTGTCTTTGTCTGCACCCCCTCCTTTGTTCCCCCCTGCCTTCGCGGCACCCCTGGATGGGTGAAGGCGGGGGCCATTCAgcccagtttctctctctctctcactctctctctctctccctatctccctctttctctctctctctcactctctctcctctctacctctgtcttcctccctttctccctctctctctccctctctctcttttcaaacATGCTGTTATTATGGGTAATTGCTGC contains:
- the tncb gene encoding tenascin isoform X3, which gives rise to MGMQALFLGCVATAILLQLTSGGLVKKIVRHRRESLMPPTMENVTLPSPDQPVVFNHVYNINVPGSSLCSVDLDSPDVTDVKPKPAPGPSPLSDPHAAEHHTVDGENQIVFTHRINIPRQACGCDSHLPELKDLLNRLEMLEAEVSALREQCTMGAGCCGAQVTGEVGTKPYCSGHGNYSTDSCGCVCEAGWKGSNCSEPECPEDCQDQGRCVDGKCVCFDGFGGEDCSTELCAVDCGEHGRCIDGACVCAEGYSGDDCSESECPNNCLGRGHCDEGECVCDEPWTGFDCSELICPNDCFDRGRCDNGTCYCEEGFTGEDCGELTCPGNCNNRGFCVDGKCVCSAGYTGEDCSKMTCPNNCNGRGHCFNGMCICDPGYQGNDCGELSCPDNCNNRGRCVYGECVCDAGFQGEDCGELSCPNSCQNRGLCVNGQCVCKEGFAGEDCSVRTCPNDCQGRGDCVDGKCVCYSGFGGRDCGTMTCPNNCRNRGRCVKGQCVCKEGYSGEDCSVRTCPNNCRDRGYCVDGKCVCLEGFTGTDCSSLTCPENCNNRGRCINGMCVCDSGFVGEDCGDLACSNNCNDRGRCVNGQCICDEGLIGADCSEVSPPKDLTVTEVNPETVNLTWVNEMTVTEYLITYVPTAPGGLELEMHVPGDKKAATIRELEPGVEYLISVYAILNNKRSVPVSARVATHLPQPEGLKFKSVKETSVEVLWDPLNIAFDGWNLIFRNTKEENGEILNALSRPETTFEQSGLGPGQEYEVKLHVVKNNSQGPAASKNVITMIDSPSQVEVRDVTDSSALITWFQPVAQVDGIIMNYGPSAGSVRKSVDLLPMETQYHIDSLNPDTEYEVSLMSKRGPVTSKPLYETFTTDLDPPKGLRTVTHTDESITLEWRNSRADVRNYRVKYGPLAGGAHGEMMFPSGPRDTTRAAITGLKPGTEYGMGVTAVKDERESLPTTTNAATDLDPPKDLEVNTVTESTLIVTWQRPVAKIDSYKLTYVSADGRRAELQVPGSFTTATLRNLIPGMLYTITLVAQRGRQQSAPISLAASTEEEKPSMGSLKVSDVSWDSFRLSWNPAEGAFEGFLIEVADSKGGTDGQNHTLPGNTQTLGITNLAPSTTYMITLYGVSRGTLLEPVFAVATTGVGPPKGLRFSDVTDTSATVHWIVPRARVDRYRVTYVPTQGGSPMTVTANGAVSQTVLSNLTPGVTYQVTVIAVKGLDESAPGSSSVTTALDKPRGLTAMNITDTEALLLWQPAIAMVDGYVITYSSDTVAPVMERVSGNIVEFEMSSLTPATHYTVKVYAVRQAQKSAATSTDFTTDVDAPQDLAASNVQSESAFLTWKAPRADITGYILSFESADGKVREVVLSPTATSYSMTLLSSSTEYSVRLQAIAGPKRSRHITTIFTTTGMLYRYPKDCSQALLNGETTSGLYTIYLGGDESQPIQVYCDMTTDGGGWIVFVRRQSGKLEFFRNWRNYTAGFGDMNDEFWLGLTNLHKITASGQYELRVDLRDKGETAYAQYERFTVSEPRSRYKVHVGGYSGTAGDSMTYHHGRPFSTYDHDNDIAVTNCALSYKGAFWYKNCHRVNIMGRYGDNSHSKGVNWFHWKGHEHSIEFAEMKIRPSNFRNFEGRRKRS
- the tncb gene encoding tenascin isoform X4, translating into MGMQALFLGCVATAILLQLTSGGLVKKIVRHRRESLMPPTMENVTLPSPDQPVVFNHVYNINVPGSSLCSVDLDSPDVTDVKPKPAPGPSPLSDPHAAEHHTVDGENQIVFTHRINIPRQACGCDSHLPELKDLLNRLEMLEAEVSALREQCTMGAGCCGAQVTGEVGTKPYCSGHGNYSTDSCGCVCEAGWKGSNCSEPECPEDCQDQGRCVDGKCVCFDGFGGEDCSTELCAVDCGEHGRCIDGACVCAEGYSGDDCSESECPNNCLGRGHCDEGECVCDEPWTGFDCSELICPNDCFDRGRCDNGTCYCEEGFTGEDCGELTCPGNCNNRGFCVDGKCVCSAGYTGEDCSKMTCPNNCNGRGHCFNGMCICDPGYQGNDCGELSCPDNCNNRGRCVYGECVCDAGFQGEDCGELSCPNSCQNRGLCVNGQCVCKEGFAGEDCSVRTCPNDCQGRGDCVDGKCVCYSGFGGRDCGTMTCPNNCRNRGRCVKGQCVCKEGYSGEDCSVRTCPNNCRDRGYCVDGKCVCLEGFTGTDCSSLTCPENCNNRGRCINGMCVCDSGFVGEDCGDLACSNNCNDRGRCVNGQCICDEGLIGADCSEVSPPKDLTVTEVNPETVNLTWVNEMTVTEYLITYVPTAPGGLELEMHVPGDKKAATIRELEPGVEYLISVYAILNNKRSVPVSARVATHLPQPEGLKFKSVKETSVEVLWDPLNIAFDGWNLIFRNTKEENGEILNALSRPETTFEQSGLGPGQEYEVKLHVVKNNSQGPAASKNVITMIDSPSQVEVRDVTDSSALITWFQPVAQVDGIIMNYGPSAGSVRKSVDLLPMETQYHIDSLNPDTEYEVSLMSKRGPVTSKPLYETFTTDLDPPKGLRTVTHTDESITLEWRNSRADVRNYRVKYGPLAGGAHGEMMFPSGPRDTTRAAITGLKPGTEYGMGVTAVKDERESLPTTTNAATDLDPPKDLEVNTVTESTLIVTWQRPVAKIDSYKLTYVSADGRRAELQVPGSFTTATLRNLIPGMLYTITLVAQRGRQQSAPISLAASTGVGPPKGLRFSDVTDTSATVHWIVPRARVDRYRVTYVPTQGGSPMTVTANGAVSQTVLSNLTPGVTYQVTVIAVKGLDESAPGSSSVTTALDKPRGLTAMNITDTEALLLWQPAIAMVDGYVITYSSDTVAPVMERVSGNIVEFEMSSLTPATHYTVKVYAVRQAQKSAATSTDFTTDVDAPQDLAASNVQSESAFLTWKAPRADITGYILSFESADGKVREVVLSPTATSYSMTLLSSSTEYSVRLQAIAGPKRSRHITTIFTTTGMLYRYPKDCSQALLNGETTSGLYTIYLGGDESQPIQVYCDMTTDGGGWIVFVRRQSGKLEFFRNWRNYTAGFGDMNDEFWLGLTNLHKITASGQYELRVDLRDKGETAYAQYERFTVSEPRSRYKVHVGGYSGTAGDSMTYHHGRPFSTYDHDNDIAVTNCALSYKGAFWYKNCHRVNIMGRYGDNSHSKGVNWFHWKGHEHSIEFAEMKIRPSNFRNFEGRRKRS